The Nostoc sp. 'Lobaria pulmonaria (5183) cyanobiont' genome window below encodes:
- a CDS encoding ParA family protein, which translates to MGYVIATANMKGGVGKTTLTVNLATCLAKNHGKRVLVLDLDSQISATLSLMSPLDFAKLRKQSKTFRYLIDEVINPNPQAKLTIQDIIQSQVCNLPGLDLLPGDIDLYDEFVVSEMLHQQATALGEQDFETIWNRFERVLINNILKPVRQEYDFILLDCAPGYNLLTRSALAASDFYILPAKPEPLSVVGIQLLERRIAQLKDSHGHETKIDIKMLGIVFSMSSANLLTGRYYKQVMHRVVEDFGVEKICKVQIPVDVNVAKAVDSFVPAVLIASQSAGSKAFLQLTQELLQKL; encoded by the coding sequence ATGGGATATGTAATTGCTACTGCCAATATGAAAGGTGGTGTTGGTAAAACCACCCTCACCGTCAACTTAGCTACTTGTTTAGCTAAAAATCATGGCAAGCGGGTGCTTGTCCTTGATTTAGATAGCCAAATTAGCGCCACACTCAGTTTGATGTCGCCTTTAGATTTTGCCAAACTTCGTAAACAAAGTAAGACATTTAGGTATCTGATAGACGAAGTTATCAATCCAAACCCACAAGCAAAACTTACAATTCAGGATATCATTCAATCCCAGGTTTGTAATCTTCCCGGACTAGATTTATTACCAGGAGATATTGATTTATATGATGAATTTGTTGTTTCAGAAATGCTGCATCAGCAAGCAACTGCTTTGGGCGAACAGGACTTTGAAACGATTTGGAATCGCTTTGAAAGGGTCTTAATTAATAACATCTTAAAGCCAGTACGTCAAGAATATGATTTTATCCTTCTCGATTGCGCCCCTGGCTATAATCTATTAACTCGTAGCGCTTTAGCTGCCAGTGATTTCTACATACTTCCTGCGAAACCAGAACCTTTATCTGTAGTGGGTATTCAACTCCTAGAAAGGCGGATTGCCCAATTAAAAGATAGTCACGGACATGAAACCAAGATAGATATAAAAATGCTAGGAATTGTATTTAGTATGTCCAGCGCTAACCTGCTCACTGGCAGATATTATAAACAAGTAATGCACCGCGTTGTAGAAGATTTTGGTGTCGAAAAAATTTGTAAGGTACAAATACCAGTTGATGTCAACGTTGCTAAGGCTGTTGATAGTTTTGTGCCAGCTGTTTTAATTGCTTCCCAATCAGCAGGTTCAAAGGCTTTCTTGCAATTAACTCAGGAGTTGTTGCAAAAGCTATAG